From Selenomonas sp. AB3002, one genomic window encodes:
- a CDS encoding phage tail protein I, which yields MVKEFKTLSLLEILPESIRGDPQIEAAASALDAELQAVTADIKENLLISRIDELPERVLDLLAWQWHVDFYRPLGMDIDTKRRLIRESIAWHRIKGTPAAVEKVLAAAFVESWVEEWYEYGGSPGYFRVTISDVITDPEEQANILAAINSAKNERSWLDALRYLLVLKDELTASDLLALLEETGFIERYPWVGRFANGAYLAGGEHGAAFCDGAYTANGTIRANGAAPGEQNPQQVWPNIANGEYQADGSIYAKCWNHTGLIYANSVGMEVFVDLVNLFLSDLYRINIWADGRFKADGTFTAGWDNPIAEAFTDTTALAISDTDNVTETSGGTLSTHEAEEVGLVKLFYADGAFYPGKPITADGSHYAGGLMLADAFDGLTSEPRKPKLANGQYKANGAEKPTAVAINARANSDENLSSRIVLTTEEVAAETCSTTERNSTNVVTPHMDTVDTGTLADGQAVANGSHKASGHMMEDSLSLAHAVGLADNNGTIYADGTSRADGSMMAFAMEDAISITVGMGLVANGRYLANAAGARRADGAYRANGSTFPAQIYNARFNADGTIKADGKHITGWGGAVCDYKYIAA from the coding sequence ATGGTTAAAGAGTTTAAGACCCTGAGCCTTCTGGAAATCCTCCCTGAAAGTATCAGGGGGGATCCTCAGATTGAAGCGGCGGCCAGCGCGTTGGATGCAGAACTGCAGGCCGTCACGGCAGACATCAAAGAAAACCTGCTCATAAGCAGGATTGATGAACTGCCGGAGCGTGTCCTTGACCTGCTGGCCTGGCAATGGCATGTAGATTTCTACAGGCCCTTGGGCATGGATATAGACACCAAACGGCGGCTTATCCGTGAATCCATAGCCTGGCACCGTATCAAGGGCACCCCTGCAGCCGTGGAAAAAGTGCTGGCAGCGGCTTTCGTGGAATCCTGGGTGGAAGAGTGGTATGAATACGGCGGCAGCCCCGGCTATTTCCGGGTGACTATCTCAGACGTAATCACTGACCCGGAGGAACAGGCCAACATACTGGCGGCCATCAACAGCGCCAAGAACGAACGTTCCTGGCTGGATGCTTTGCGCTATCTGCTGGTATTGAAGGACGAACTCACTGCCAGCGACCTGCTGGCCCTGCTGGAAGAAACCGGCTTTATCGAACGTTACCCATGGGTGGGCAGGTTCGCAAACGGTGCCTATCTGGCAGGCGGGGAGCATGGGGCAGCCTTCTGTGATGGCGCCTACACGGCCAATGGAACCATCAGGGCCAACGGGGCAGCACCAGGGGAGCAAAATCCCCAGCAGGTGTGGCCGAATATCGCCAATGGCGAATACCAGGCGGATGGCAGCATTTACGCCAAGTGCTGGAACCATACGGGGCTTATCTATGCCAACTCTGTAGGCATGGAAGTTTTCGTGGATTTGGTGAATCTCTTCCTGTCTGACCTCTACAGAATAAACATCTGGGCAGATGGCAGATTCAAGGCAGATGGCACCTTCACAGCAGGCTGGGACAACCCCATTGCAGAGGCCTTCACGGATACCACGGCGCTGGCTATCAGCGACACCGATAACGTCACTGAAACATCCGGGGGAACATTATCCACCCATGAGGCTGAAGAAGTAGGGCTGGTGAAACTGTTCTATGCAGACGGTGCTTTCTATCCCGGGAAACCTATCACGGCAGATGGCAGCCACTACGCCGGAGGCCTTATGCTGGCAGATGCCTTTGACGGCCTCACCAGCGAACCCCGGAAACCGAAGCTGGCCAATGGGCAGTATAAGGCCAACGGGGCGGAGAAACCCACGGCTGTGGCTATCAATGCCCGCGCCAACAGTGATGAAAACCTCAGCAGCAGGATAGTTCTGACAACTGAGGAAGTGGCGGCAGAAACCTGCAGCACCACCGAAAGAAATTCAACCAACGTGGTCACACCTCACATGGACACCGTGGACACTGGCACCCTGGCAGACGGGCAGGCCGTGGCCAACGGCAGCCATAAGGCCAGCGGGCACATGATGGAAGACAGCCTGAGCCTTGCCCACGCCGTAGGGCTGGCAGACAATAACGGCACCATCTATGCTGACGGCACCAGCAGGGCAGATGGCTCTATGATGGCTTTTGCCATGGAAGACGCCATCTCCATCACCGTGGGGATGGGACTTGTGGCCAACGGCAGGTATTTGGCCAACGCGGCAGGGGCCAGAAGGGCAGACGGGGCCTACAGGGCCAACGGCAGCACCTTCCCGGCACAGATTTACAATGCCAGATTTAATGCAGATGGCACCATCAAGGCAGATGGCAAGCATATCACCGGCTGGGGCGGCGCTGTCTGCGATTACAAGTACATAGCAGCATAG
- a CDS encoding phage tail protein, with amino-acid sequence MNNLGFADTMQEMRGAVHLEVYKAGKLILADDDHNLIVAAGRAKLARMLGGGYTGHITQVGVGTGSAAAASGDTGLTNTVKVNVSSVEYANNKVKFNFVIGTNVANGLAIREFGLFFGDGTLFSRRVRKSTIGKEDDIQITGYWEIYF; translated from the coding sequence ATGAACAATCTGGGATTTGCCGACACCATGCAGGAAATGCGTGGGGCGGTGCATTTGGAAGTCTACAAGGCGGGGAAACTTATCCTTGCAGACGATGACCACAACCTCATTGTGGCGGCGGGCCGTGCCAAGCTGGCCCGCATGCTGGGGGGCGGGTACACGGGACACATCACCCAGGTGGGCGTGGGTACCGGCTCAGCGGCGGCAGCTTCAGGAGATACGGGCCTTACCAATACGGTGAAAGTCAATGTGTCTTCTGTGGAATATGCCAACAACAAAGTAAAATTCAACTTTGTGATAGGCACCAACGTGGCCAACGGGCTGGCAATCCGTGAGTTTGGCCTGTTCTTTGGTGATGGCACTCTCTTTTCCCGCCGGGTGAGAAAGTCCACCATCGGCAAGGAAGACGATATCCAGATTACTGGATACTGGGAAATCTATTTCTGA
- a CDS encoding SUMF1/EgtB/PvdO family nonheme iron enzyme — MIKDLSLKAIREQITSGMRDVTFVTDDGGTTEMVYIPKFTIPAGAYDGGAFPAEALNLGGFFIDKYQCSHQTGDNANIPVSLPGRIPWANVNQTEAKTACAARLINGVACHLPTMKEWATVCFLTKLLGHDIHGNNNYGKDYRDSNAWGNYGVPDKTCDGRVLTGTGPVSWSCDGTSKGVFDIVGNVWEWMDFNITDGIYTHKKTALINDADGITAVDTTITLDTVEDIDAWPETGLILIGSEYITYGAIDKQTSTTAVLSGCTRGAKSSTAATHANDVTVYQLTDYCVIPGGATAYLTADISASATSFAFSGLVNGPDNDGFAVGDTLQMGTEQAVVTAVESNTLTVSRGANGSTAIAHSTGDGFTKISPQMNNSDPAGDAYQYAKINTMRFESDLAPLALPKAVGVGTEEWKDGFWIRSKGSRAAIRGGNWNVGGNARSGFYLSLYDAPSDRLAYIGFRAALSI, encoded by the coding sequence ATGATCAAAGACCTTTCCCTGAAAGCAATTCGTGAGCAGATTACATCCGGCATGCGTGATGTTACCTTTGTGACAGACGATGGCGGCACCACGGAAATGGTGTATATTCCGAAATTCACTATTCCGGCAGGGGCTTATGATGGCGGCGCTTTTCCTGCTGAGGCATTGAACCTGGGTGGCTTCTTCATCGACAAGTATCAGTGTTCTCACCAGACCGGCGATAATGCCAATATCCCCGTATCCCTGCCGGGGCGTATTCCCTGGGCAAATGTCAACCAGACTGAGGCAAAGACGGCCTGCGCTGCCCGCCTTATCAACGGCGTGGCCTGCCACCTGCCCACTATGAAGGAATGGGCAACTGTCTGCTTCCTGACTAAGCTGCTGGGGCATGATATCCACGGCAATAACAACTATGGCAAGGATTACCGCGACAGCAACGCCTGGGGTAACTATGGCGTACCTGATAAGACTTGTGACGGGCGCGTACTCACCGGCACCGGCCCTGTCTCCTGGAGCTGTGACGGCACCAGCAAGGGCGTGTTTGATATCGTGGGCAATGTCTGGGAGTGGATGGACTTCAACATCACCGACGGTATCTACACCCACAAGAAAACTGCCCTTATCAACGATGCAGATGGTATCACGGCTGTGGATACCACCATTACCCTCGACACCGTGGAAGATATCGACGCATGGCCTGAAACCGGCCTCATCCTTATCGGCAGTGAGTACATCACTTATGGTGCCATCGACAAGCAGACCTCTACCACGGCTGTGCTGTCCGGCTGCACCCGTGGGGCAAAAAGTTCCACGGCAGCCACCCACGCAAATGATGTTACCGTCTACCAGCTTACGGATTACTGTGTAATCCCCGGTGGCGCAACCGCTTATCTCACGGCAGACATTTCTGCTTCTGCTACCTCCTTCGCCTTCTCCGGCCTTGTCAATGGCCCGGACAATGACGGTTTTGCCGTAGGTGATACCCTGCAGATGGGCACTGAGCAGGCCGTTGTCACGGCGGTGGAGAGCAACACCCTCACCGTAAGCCGTGGCGCAAATGGCAGCACTGCCATCGCTCATTCCACTGGAGACGGCTTCACTAAGATTTCCCCGCAGATGAATAATAGTGACCCTGCAGGCGATGCCTACCAGTACGCCAAGATTAACACCATGCGGTTTGAATCCGACCTGGCACCCCTTGCCCTTCCTAAGGCTGTAGGTGTCGGTACTGAGGAATGGAAGGACGGCTTCTGGATCAGGAGCAAAGGCTCCCGGGCGGCCATCCGTGGTGGCAACTGGAACGTTGGCGGCAATGCCCGTTCTGGCTTCTACCTGAGCCTGTACGACGCGCCGTCGGATCGCCTCGCTTACATCGGCTTCCGCGCCGCTTTGTCTATCTGA
- the avd gene encoding diversity-generating retroelement protein Avd: MEENNSNAPAKSGFKGLKIQTKTEDMIGYMYVVLRQYPKSEKFVLAAETKRVALELMELIISCNKHYMKKTTMRDVDIQLDTLRAMVRLGHTLGFLKNHPYEVLSGKIDEIGRMIGGWMKSIQS, translated from the coding sequence TTGGAAGAAAACAACAGCAACGCACCAGCTAAAAGCGGATTTAAAGGACTTAAAATCCAGACGAAGACAGAGGATATGATTGGGTATATGTATGTAGTGCTCAGGCAGTATCCGAAATCTGAGAAATTCGTATTGGCAGCAGAGACTAAAAGAGTGGCCCTGGAACTGATGGAGCTTATCATATCCTGCAATAAGCACTATATGAAGAAGACCACCATGAGGGATGTGGACATACAGCTGGATACTTTGCGGGCCATGGTAAGGCTGGGGCATACATTAGGCTTCCTGAAGAATCATCCCTATGAGGTATTATCAGGCAAGATAGACGAGATAGGCCGTATGATTGGCGGCTGGATGAAAAGCATACAATCATAA
- a CDS encoding RNA-directed DNA polymerase, protein MKTYNDLYPKIYDFQNLLLAYQKARKCKRYRPEVLKFTEHLEENLIDIQNSLIYKTYEPGRYREFYVYDPKTRLVLAAPFRDRVVHHALCNLIEPIFDSTFISDSYACRNNKGTHKGVERLVYFLRKMQAEHGKVYALKCDIHHYFQSIDCSILEGLIRKKIWDRETQWLFHIILYSAVSGEGRAVGVPLGNLTSQLSGNIYLNELDHFVKQELKCKHYLRYMDDFILLHPDKAQLHEWLREIRVYLEERLLLKLNGKTSVFPINQGIDYLGYRIWPYKLLLRKKCITRMRRGMEYLAKHRDAYPQEHIQSVIASWYGHAQRADVPNLKDWLEQEAWEKFGIVLRRKEE, encoded by the coding sequence ATGAAAACATACAACGACCTATATCCTAAAATCTATGACTTTCAGAATCTCCTGCTGGCCTACCAGAAGGCAAGAAAATGCAAGAGGTACAGGCCGGAGGTGCTGAAATTCACAGAGCACCTGGAAGAAAACCTGATAGATATACAAAACTCTCTGATCTACAAGACTTATGAGCCTGGCAGATACAGAGAGTTTTATGTTTATGACCCTAAAACACGGCTGGTGCTGGCAGCGCCATTCCGTGACAGAGTGGTACACCATGCCTTGTGCAATCTCATAGAGCCAATCTTTGACAGCACCTTCATTTCTGACAGCTACGCCTGCAGGAATAACAAGGGCACACATAAGGGCGTGGAAAGGCTTGTATATTTTCTAAGGAAGATGCAGGCCGAACATGGCAAAGTCTACGCCCTAAAGTGTGATATCCATCATTACTTCCAGAGCATAGACTGCTCCATTTTGGAGGGGCTTATCAGGAAGAAGATATGGGACAGGGAAACTCAGTGGCTTTTCCATATCATTCTCTACAGCGCCGTAAGTGGAGAAGGCAGGGCCGTGGGCGTTCCCCTGGGGAATCTCACCAGTCAGCTGTCCGGCAATATCTATCTCAATGAATTGGATCACTTTGTGAAGCAGGAGCTGAAGTGCAAACACTACCTGCGCTATATGGATGATTTCATATTGCTGCACCCGGACAAGGCCCAGCTCCATGAATGGCTGAGAGAAATCAGGGTGTACCTTGAGGAAAGGCTGCTGCTGAAACTCAATGGCAAAACATCCGTCTTTCCCATCAATCAGGGCATAGATTATCTGGGCTATAGGATTTGGCCTTACAAGCTGCTGCTTCGCAAGAAGTGCATAACTCGCATGAGGAGAGGGATGGAATACCTGGCTAAGCACAGGGACGCATATCCTCAGGAACATATCCAATCGGTAATAGCTTCATGGTACGGCCATGCCCAGCGGGCAGACGTGCCGAATTTGAAAGACTGGCTTGAGCAGGAGGCCTGGGAGAAATTTGGCATTGTGCTCAGGAGAAAGGAAGAATGA
- a CDS encoding phage holin family protein, translating to MYDFIFGVLPTRANAAGSSLLGACGMVIAYLFGGWSASLEALVVAMAIDYLTGVLAAYINPHLKLDSRIGFKGIGKKLMILALVSLAHFLDRATGQEIISLIVTWFYFGNEGLSIIENAAKAGVPVPEKLKESLKQLHEEEREP from the coding sequence ATGTATGACTTTATTTTTGGCGTTCTGCCCACAAGGGCAAACGCTGCAGGCAGCAGCCTGCTGGGGGCATGTGGAATGGTAATAGCATATCTGTTTGGCGGGTGGAGCGCTTCACTGGAGGCCCTGGTGGTGGCCATGGCCATAGACTACTTAACCGGGGTACTGGCAGCGTATATCAACCCGCATTTGAAACTTGATTCAAGGATTGGCTTTAAGGGCATAGGCAAGAAACTCATGATACTTGCCCTTGTTTCCCTGGCTCATTTCCTTGACAGAGCCACGGGGCAGGAAATTATAAGCCTTATCGTGACGTGGTTTTATTTCGGCAATGAGGGCCTTTCCATCATAGAGAACGCCGCCAAGGCAGGCGTTCCCGTGCCGGAAAAGCTCAAGGAATCTTTGAAGCAGCTGCATGAGGAGGAAAGAGAACCATGA
- a CDS encoding peptidoglycan recognition family protein — protein sequence MMERANVIDTGLEFVRDLETRYKTDMIVIHHTGRNDIDASAQQIHGWHINQQGWAGIGYHYVIRKNGTIEQGRPHWTVGAHAYGENSHTIGIHLSGDFMEAKPTCDQIESVAMLLANLCTDYGLPIDRGHIVGHRDLMATSCPGDNLYNMLDLIIGKAIYYAVQ from the coding sequence ATGATGGAAAGAGCGAACGTCATAGACACGGGGCTTGAATTCGTGAGAGACCTCGAAACCCGCTATAAGACAGACATGATTGTCATTCACCACACGGGCCGCAATGATATCGACGCAAGCGCCCAGCAGATTCACGGCTGGCATATCAACCAGCAGGGCTGGGCAGGAATCGGCTACCATTACGTGATCCGCAAAAATGGCACCATAGAACAGGGCCGCCCACATTGGACGGTAGGAGCGCATGCCTACGGGGAGAATTCCCACACCATCGGCATACACCTTTCCGGGGATTTCATGGAAGCAAAGCCTACCTGCGATCAGATTGAGAGCGTGGCCATGTTGCTGGCAAACCTTTGCACGGATTATGGCCTGCCTATCGACAGGGGACATATTGTGGGACACCGTGACCTCATGGCCACCAGCTGCCCCGGAGACAATCTTTATAATATGCTTGATTTGATTATCGGCAAAGCAATCTACTACGCAGTACAGTGA
- a CDS encoding phosphoribosylanthranilate isomerase: MIVKICGMKTEEAALAAEAAGADLLGFIFYKGSRRYVAPEIVKEISTGIRHSKRVGVFVDAPLSEVNEIAEFCSLDYVQLHGHEDEAYARRVARPVIKAYRYGDNFNADEAGHYPAEIILLDSFVKGEAGGTGMTFAWQEASREVASLGKPLLVAGGISEENLSEVAETFHPYGVDVSGSLEEQGEKSVRLITSFLREAERWRG, encoded by the coding sequence ATGATAGTCAAGATATGCGGGATGAAGACAGAGGAGGCTGCCTTGGCGGCAGAAGCTGCCGGGGCTGATCTTTTGGGCTTTATCTTCTACAAGGGCAGCCGCCGCTATGTGGCGCCGGAGATTGTGAAAGAGATTTCCACCGGGATCAGGCATAGCAAGAGAGTGGGCGTCTTCGTGGATGCTCCCTTATCCGAAGTCAATGAGATTGCAGAGTTCTGCAGCCTTGATTACGTACAGCTGCATGGCCATGAAGATGAGGCTTATGCCAGACGGGTAGCAAGGCCGGTCATCAAAGCTTACCGTTATGGAGATAACTTCAACGCTGATGAGGCCGGGCATTATCCGGCAGAAATCATACTGCTGGACAGCTTTGTGAAAGGTGAGGCGGGAGGCACGGGCATGACCTTCGCCTGGCAGGAAGCCAGCCGGGAGGTGGCCAGCCTTGGGAAGCCCTTGCTGGTGGCAGGGGGGATTTCTGAGGAGAATCTTTCCGAGGTGGCGGAAACCTTTCATCCCTACGGCGTGGATGTGTCCGGCAGCCTGGAGGAGCAGGGAGAGAAATCAGTGAGGCTGATAACTTCCTTCCTGCGGGAGGCAGAGCGATGGCGGGGCTGA
- the trpC gene encoding indole-3-glycerol phosphate synthase TrpC, with the protein MKDILAEIVAKKKEIVNDARREMPLTEIKARLNEGKGQFGHFRMSHSFRQRDWNLIAECKLQSPAKGRLNKTHSVVEMAHIYEANGAAMLSVHTDPHFLGSNESFREVRQAVELPLLRKDFVIDEYQLYEARLLGADAVLLIARILSPAQLKEYLYTTWSLGMDALVEVHDEEDMEAALSTPAEYIGINNRNLVTFETDIQNTLELLPYVTGERRLISESGVFTREDAEILQQAGCKGILVGEGLVRANDIARQTRLMAKVGEKAEASA; encoded by the coding sequence ATGAAAGATATATTAGCCGAGATTGTGGCAAAGAAAAAAGAGATTGTAAATGACGCCCGCAGGGAAATGCCTTTGACGGAAATCAAGGCCAGGCTGAATGAGGGCAAGGGGCAGTTCGGACATTTCCGCATGTCCCACAGCTTCCGCCAGCGGGATTGGAATCTGATTGCCGAGTGCAAGCTCCAGTCCCCGGCCAAGGGGAGGCTGAACAAGACCCACTCCGTGGTGGAGATGGCCCATATCTATGAGGCCAACGGGGCGGCCATGCTGTCCGTCCACACTGACCCGCACTTCCTGGGCAGCAATGAATCCTTCAGGGAAGTGCGCCAGGCGGTGGAGCTTCCCCTGCTGCGGAAGGATTTCGTCATTGACGAGTATCAGCTCTATGAGGCCAGGCTCCTGGGGGCGGATGCGGTGCTGCTGATAGCCCGCATCCTTTCTCCCGCCCAGCTCAAGGAGTACCTTTACACCACCTGGAGCCTGGGCATGGATGCCTTGGTGGAGGTCCATGACGAAGAGGATATGGAGGCGGCTCTGTCCACTCCTGCTGAGTACATCGGCATCAACAACCGCAATCTGGTGACCTTTGAGACAGATATCCAGAATACGCTGGAGCTGCTGCCCTATGTGACGGGGGAGCGCAGACTTATCAGCGAAAGCGGCGTCTTCACCCGGGAGGATGCGGAAATCCTGCAGCAGGCAGGCTGCAAGGGCATCCTGGTGGGGGAGGGACTGGTGAGGGCCAATGATATAGCCCGCCAGACCCGCCTGATGGCAAAGGTTGGAGAAAAGGCCGAGGCTTCGGCTTGA
- the trpB gene encoding tryptophan synthase subunit beta, translating to MNTKGRFGKFGGQYVPEIVMPALNELEEAYLKYKEDPEFQEEFRSYLREYAGRPTNLYYAERLTKHYGRARIFLKREDLLHTGAHKINNALGQALLAKRMGKKRVVAETGAGQHGVATATVAALFGMECHVFMGAVDVERQKLNVFRMKLLGAKVIPVSSGTGTLKDATSEAIRYWATNIQDTHYIIGSAVGPHPYPAMVRDFQKCIGEEIRQQSVEKLGGLPDYVVACVGGGSNAIGTFYDFRDDKSVKKIGVEAGGRGEAAGDNAKTLSGTGEPGILHGAFSYLLQDDDGQVVEAYSISAGLDYPGVGPEHSFYKDSGVAQYVSVTDEEALAAFQRLSGIEGIIPAVESSHALAYLEKLMPETSPEETVVVTLSGRGDKDVQMVAKVLGEEA from the coding sequence ATGAATACCAAGGGCAGATTTGGCAAGTTTGGCGGACAGTACGTGCCGGAAATCGTGATGCCGGCTCTGAATGAGCTGGAGGAAGCTTATCTCAAATACAAAGAGGATCCTGAGTTCCAGGAGGAGTTCAGGAGCTACCTGCGGGAGTATGCAGGACGTCCCACCAATCTCTACTATGCAGAGCGGCTGACAAAGCACTATGGCAGGGCCAGGATTTTCCTCAAGCGGGAAGACCTGCTGCATACAGGCGCCCACAAGATCAACAACGCCCTGGGCCAGGCTCTTCTGGCCAAGCGCATGGGCAAGAAGCGGGTGGTGGCTGAGACAGGCGCAGGCCAGCACGGCGTGGCCACGGCTACCGTGGCAGCCCTTTTCGGTATGGAATGCCACGTATTCATGGGGGCGGTGGATGTGGAACGCCAGAAGCTCAATGTGTTCCGCATGAAGCTCCTGGGAGCCAAGGTCATTCCCGTTTCCTCTGGCACCGGCACTCTGAAGGATGCCACCAGTGAGGCCATCCGCTACTGGGCTACCAATATCCAGGACACCCACTACATCATCGGTTCTGCCGTGGGGCCCCATCCTTATCCGGCCATGGTCAGGGATTTCCAGAAATGCATTGGCGAGGAAATCCGCCAGCAGTCCGTGGAGAAGCTGGGGGGGCTGCCGGATTATGTGGTGGCCTGCGTGGGCGGCGGCAGCAATGCCATCGGAACCTTCTATGACTTCCGTGATGATAAGTCAGTGAAGAAAATCGGCGTAGAGGCCGGCGGCCGGGGTGAGGCTGCCGGGGACAACGCCAAGACCCTGTCCGGCACCGGTGAGCCGGGCATCCTGCACGGGGCTTTCAGTTATCTCCTGCAGGACGACGACGGCCAGGTGGTGGAGGCCTACAGCATTTCTGCCGGCCTGGATTATCCCGGGGTAGGCCCGGAGCATTCCTTCTACAAGGACAGCGGCGTGGCCCAGTATGTATCTGTCACCGATGAGGAGGCATTGGCGGCCTTCCAGCGCCTCTCCGGCATCGAGGGCATCATCCCTGCGGTGGAGAGCTCCCATGCCCTGGCATATCTGGAGAAGCTGATGCCTGAGACCAGCCCGGAGGAAACCGTAGTGGTGACTCTTTCAGGACGTGGGGACAAGGATGTGCAGATGGTGGCAAAGGTATTGGGGGAGGAAGCATGA
- the trpA gene encoding tryptophan synthase subunit alpha, protein MATRLENKFAELKDQGRKALIIYITAGMPDAAGTIEAVRRAVEAGADIIELGVPFSDPMADGPVIQTASVEALKHGMTLPKVFEIVREIRKFSEVPLVAMGYINQMHHYGFERFVEDAMAAGMDGLIAPDVPHEEAGDMRKIAAAHSFHFMEFVTPGTTGERMSATCTEATGFVYCVSNYGVTGVKEIDYSVIGRVCAEARKHTKVPLAIGFGIGTPEAAAAAAAHADGVIVGSAVVKRLLDGRQDEAMELIGNMRKALDKAFG, encoded by the coding sequence ATGGCTACGAGGCTGGAAAATAAATTCGCAGAGCTGAAAGACCAGGGCCGCAAGGCGCTGATCATCTATATCACCGCCGGCATGCCCGATGCAGCCGGCACCATCGAGGCAGTGCGCCGGGCTGTGGAAGCCGGGGCGGACATCATCGAGCTGGGAGTGCCCTTCTCTGACCCCATGGCAGACGGTCCTGTCATCCAGACTGCTTCTGTGGAGGCATTGAAGCATGGTATGACCCTGCCCAAGGTTTTTGAAATCGTGAGGGAGATCCGCAAGTTCTCCGAGGTTCCCCTGGTGGCCATGGGCTACATCAACCAGATGCACCACTACGGCTTTGAACGCTTCGTGGAAGATGCCATGGCAGCAGGCATGGACGGCCTCATTGCCCCTGATGTGCCCCATGAGGAGGCCGGGGACATGAGGAAGATAGCTGCTGCTCACAGCTTCCACTTCATGGAGTTCGTCACTCCCGGCACCACAGGGGAGCGCATGAGCGCCACCTGCACCGAAGCCACCGGCTTCGTGTACTGTGTGTCCAACTACGGTGTCACCGGGGTGAAGGAGATTGACTACAGCGTCATTGGCAGAGTCTGCGCCGAGGCCCGCAAGCATACAAAGGTTCCTCTGGCCATCGGCTTTGGCATCGGCACCCCGGAGGCGGCTGCGGCGGCTGCTGCCCATGCAGACGGGGTCATCGTGGGCAGTGCCGTGGTGAAGCGCTTGCTGGACGGCCGGCAGGACGAGGCCATGGAGCTAATCGGCAATATGCGCAAGGCTCTGGACAAGGCTTTTGGCTGA